Sequence from the Panicum virgatum strain AP13 chromosome 5N, P.virgatum_v5, whole genome shotgun sequence genome:
AGCTGGTACCAAATGGACCATGCACAACAACGGATTTGACATGATTGCAGCAAACTGCAAACCTGACCAGTGACCATCACTGAAGACACAAATGAGAAATCCTCTAGCTCCAGGCAGAGTTTATTATCATAACGTTCCCCTGAGAAGAGCAGACGAATGCTCATTTCAGTACAATCCAACAGCGGATCACAAGCATCCTAGCACAAAGCAGGAACAATTTACACATAGATGGCACATCATAACAGCACAGAACCTGAACAAGCAAACCACCGAAGCAACCACTTCAAGCATATGGCGTCATCAGAGCTGCAACCTTCTGAACAGATGGCCTCTCCATCAGGCTAGACCACCAGGCCTTCACATGGGGGTACCCATCAAGCACCGAGGCATGGGGCGTTGCAAACAAGCACAGGGTGGCAGAGACATGGTTAAGGTCAGCAAGGCTGAGGAAGTCTCCAGCCAGGTACTTGTACTTGGTCAGGCGCGCCTCGTACACCTCCAGCACCTTCTTCAGCTTCTCAAGATTCTCCTCAACAACCTTCTGGTCAGTGGATCCCCCAAACATAGGTCTGACGAGGCACTGTAAGAGGATGGGCTCCAGCACAGAGGTGTACTGGTTGGCCTCCACCTCCATCCAGACATCCACCATTGCTGACTCCTCAAGATTGCCTTCCTTCAACAGCTCCGGCTTGTGTTTACGGGCTGCATACTTGCAAATTGCACGCGATTCTAATAGAGGAGAAAATAATagcaaaattagaaaaaaaaataaacatcaTTGGCAGATACAAAAGGATTCTACAGGAGCATCCGACAGTATAAACCCTCTCAGAAAGTGATGAGTAGAAAGAAAATTATATCACTTCGTTCATTGGACAAGGTGAACCAGAACAAGTCACTTAAAGGTGTTGGTCCCTttcaatttaatttttatagggAACATATAAATGTAAAAACATCATCATTGGACTGGTGTGAAAAAAATGAAGCACAAGATAAGCAAACTACCTAAGTAGTTCCTACCGCACCATGACATTTTGCAATCAGGCAGAATTTTTTTCATCATGCCGTATTACAAATGTGAGAGAGTTGTTGATTTCCTTTAGTGCAGGACTCTGAACAGCTGATGTGATTCTAGGAAAAGCTGAGATAGCGGCGCCTCAGCTGATGTCCACATGGCTGAACAGCTTTTGTTGCTAATCTCGCCATATGTTATGAAACGGGTAAAATTACCAACAATAAATGAAATAGCGGCGACAGGAACATACTAGAAACAACTCAAAAGGATCGCCAAGAGATAGAATCATACCCCAGACGTACAAGTCACCATCTTGCAAAGCTGGAACCTGACCAAATGGCTGCATAGGAACATATAATTGTGTTAAGAGTCAGGACAGAGTTCCAAAAATCAGATGTTCTAATACATTACATCCTCGCCAGTTAAAATTTCCAATTAGCTTATGATTGTGTACATCATGTTAAATTTCAGATAGGTCATACATGCATCAACAAGCTCAAAACATACATATATTCAAAAGATTTTAGTTTTATGTCAGAAGTATAATTGTTGAGAAGTACACAAAAGGAGTTGTTGGCATGTACTAGTTTACTTCTTGAAACGGTTTAAAGAGAATGCACAATTGTGCACCCaacaaaatttcagaattgCAGGATTTTAGTCATCCTGCGTGTCAAACCAGTTACCAGTTCGTTGACCTATCCAAAATAGTCATCAATTTCTCAGCTCTAAGCCCCTCAGATCTGAAATTCCCATTGTCCTCTCCCTCCCTTGCTAGCACTTGATCAAATCATATGAACAACAATCCAGCACGTAAGTCAAAACCAAGCGAAGAACAATTGGACCAGGATAAGGAGGGGCGAACTAGACGAGCAGCGAATAATTTTGACATTCTTATTAGTCCTAATCGAGTGCAAGGAATTTCAATCTACTTCGTACGGCCCAAATCTTGGCTATGGTCAAGAGTGTAAAAGTTACATCTGCGCACATACTTACACCCCATGGTGAGAGGTGAGTGGCGTCGGTGGTAGGTGCTGGAATTGAAGACCGAAGAATTCGGTAAATCGCACCGCGGCGGGAATGGGTAGCCTAGTACACATACTATGGTCCTCCAACTTCGGAATCAGGTAGATCTCCTAAATCTTGAATCCCCTACTCcaccacccaaaccctagccttgaATCCTAAAACCCCGACGAGACTACGAGAGGCTAGGCGCGAGAGGGAAAATTTCTCTCAGATCACCCATCGACGATAACGACCGTAGCGCCATCAGCACGCGAACAGAGGACTGCCCTTGTATTTGCCAGGCgggaaaaaaagagggggggtGGTACGTACGTTGCGGGCGAGGTGCTCGGGGCTCTTGTGCTCGCCGGTGGCGAAGTTGATGGGCACGATCTCGTActctgcgccggcct
This genomic interval carries:
- the LOC120672958 gene encoding glutathione S-transferase 1-like encodes the protein MAPMKLYGPKLSWNVTRSALVLEEAGAEYEIVPINFATGEHKSPEHLARNPFGQVPALQDGDLYVWESRAICKYAARKHKPELLKEGNLEESAMVDVWMEVEANQYTSVLEPILLQCLVRPMFGGSTDQKVVEENLEKLKKVLEVYEARLTKYKYLAGDFLSLADLNHVSATLCLFATPHASVLDGYPHVKAWWSSLMERPSVQKVAALMTPYA